In one window of Poriferisphaera corsica DNA:
- a CDS encoding site-2 protease family protein, whose protein sequence is MLEMRNGSWRLFQFRGITVWLHWSWLVVAGIFFVLPGTIFSENIFVGIFTYLGLFGIVLIHEFGHALACRSVGGKADTIMLWPLGGIAFVQPPQRPGAVLWSIAAGPLVNVVLLPILFGLYLLAAFLIPTTPEGIPTTILGSNLIEIVYWLNSINLVLLIFNMLPIYPLDGGQILQAILWFFIGRSRSLQITSAIGLVCAIVGGILALMSGRTWLFIIAIFVGWQAYNGYRVSQIMAQQENQYRFDPWNRR, encoded by the coding sequence ATGTTAGAAATGCGTAACGGCTCATGGCGTCTTTTCCAATTCCGCGGCATCACCGTCTGGCTTCACTGGTCATGGCTCGTTGTCGCTGGCATCTTTTTTGTCCTGCCCGGGACAATCTTCTCAGAAAACATCTTCGTTGGGATATTCACTTATCTCGGCCTCTTCGGCATCGTCCTCATTCACGAGTTCGGCCACGCGCTCGCTTGCCGATCTGTTGGCGGTAAAGCAGACACCATCATGCTCTGGCCCCTAGGCGGTATCGCCTTCGTACAACCGCCTCAACGCCCCGGTGCCGTCCTCTGGTCAATCGCAGCAGGCCCACTCGTCAACGTCGTTCTCCTCCCCATACTCTTCGGCCTTTATCTCCTCGCCGCTTTCCTCATCCCCACAACCCCCGAAGGCATACCCACCACGATCCTCGGCTCAAACCTCATCGAAATCGTCTATTGGCTCAACTCCATCAACCTCGTCCTCCTCATCTTCAACATGCTCCCCATCTACCCCTTGGACGGCGGCCAAATCCTTCAAGCCATCCTCTGGTTCTTTATTGGCCGTTCTCGCTCACTCCAAATCACCTCCGCCATCGGCCTCGTTTGCGCCATCGTTGGCGGCATCCTCGCACTCATGTCCGGTCGCACATGGCTCTTCATCATCGCCATCTTCGTCGGCTGGCAAGCCTACAACGGCTATCGCGTCTCGCAAATCATGGCCCAGCAAGAAAATCAATACCGCTTCGACCCTTGGAACCGCCGCTAA
- a CDS encoding SDR family NAD(P)-dependent oxidoreductase has protein sequence METDHQQVAIVTGAGSGIGRDTAMMLAEHGFETVLVSRTEKNLDETAMLIRQGCEGAEPLVVAADLTEAGAAKRVVEATIDKFGLVDVVCNVAGSAPLLQIGDITPKIWRDCVDINLSAVVMMTQAVWAHFKSRQNGMIVNISSMASIDPFPGFSIYAAAKVGVNMFTKCTADEGAKLGIRAVAIAPGAVETEMLRENFNEKVIPTEKTLDPSVIAGKVLECVTDHESFSSGETIVVANP, from the coding sequence ATGGAAACAGATCATCAACAGGTAGCGATCGTGACGGGAGCCGGCTCGGGGATTGGGCGAGATACGGCGATGATGCTGGCAGAGCATGGTTTCGAAACGGTGCTGGTATCACGTACAGAGAAGAATTTGGACGAAACGGCGATGCTGATACGTCAGGGTTGCGAGGGGGCTGAGCCGTTGGTTGTGGCGGCGGATCTGACTGAAGCGGGAGCAGCGAAGCGGGTTGTGGAGGCAACGATCGACAAATTCGGGCTGGTAGATGTGGTATGCAATGTAGCAGGGAGTGCACCGTTATTGCAGATTGGCGATATTACGCCAAAGATTTGGCGGGACTGCGTTGATATTAATTTGAGTGCGGTGGTGATGATGACGCAGGCGGTGTGGGCGCATTTTAAGTCGAGGCAGAATGGGATGATCGTGAATATCTCGTCGATGGCGTCGATTGATCCTTTCCCGGGTTTCTCGATATACGCGGCGGCGAAGGTTGGAGTAAACATGTTTACGAAGTGCACGGCTGATGAAGGGGCAAAGCTGGGTATTCGAGCGGTTGCGATTGCGCCAGGCGCGGTTGAGACGGAGATGTTGCGGGAGAATTTTAATGAGAAAGTGATCCCCACTGAGAAGACGCTCGACCCGAGCGTGATTGCGGGAAAAGTGTTGGAATGCGTGACTGATCACGAATCATTTAGTTCTGGGGAAACGATTGTTGTGGCAAATCCATGA
- a CDS encoding NHL repeat-containing protein — MLTVGQELHTYTWIDNWVKVPEVSSARKNGRTLGIVCTDDQKIVVFHQSDPGILIYSQSGKLAKSWGGRFLGAHSASYVKEGDREYLWLCDENSCEVVKTTMDGEMVMQLERPDHAMYSEGTAFIPTSIAVFEERYGGNGDIWVSDGYGASLVHQYDKFGNWLNTISGDEGKSGRFSCPHGLAFRYDRAEPELYIADRGHERIQVYNPEGQHMRTIEGMLHSPCSFTFFDGCTYIPELFTGIKILDPDDQLIASIGDHDGITTAPGWPNMGGTDWVKPGLFNSPHDLTVDAAGNVYVAEWIIGGRVTKLEKVIS, encoded by the coding sequence ATGCTTACTGTTGGACAAGAACTGCATACGTATACGTGGATAGACAATTGGGTCAAGGTGCCGGAGGTTTCGTCTGCTCGAAAAAATGGGCGAACGCTGGGGATCGTCTGCACGGATGATCAGAAGATTGTGGTGTTTCACCAATCAGATCCGGGGATATTGATTTATTCGCAATCAGGGAAACTGGCGAAGTCGTGGGGCGGCAGGTTTTTGGGCGCGCATAGTGCGAGCTATGTGAAGGAAGGTGATCGAGAGTATCTTTGGCTGTGTGATGAAAATAGTTGTGAAGTTGTAAAGACGACGATGGACGGGGAAATGGTGATGCAGCTAGAACGTCCTGACCATGCAATGTACTCGGAGGGTACCGCTTTTATACCGACATCCATCGCTGTGTTTGAGGAAAGATACGGTGGGAATGGCGATATCTGGGTGTCGGATGGATATGGTGCATCACTGGTGCATCAGTATGACAAGTTTGGGAATTGGTTAAATACGATCTCTGGGGATGAAGGGAAGTCAGGGCGGTTTTCTTGCCCGCACGGTTTGGCGTTTAGATACGACCGCGCGGAGCCGGAGCTGTATATTGCGGATCGTGGACATGAACGGATACAGGTTTACAATCCTGAGGGGCAGCATATGCGAACGATTGAAGGGATGTTGCATTCGCCCTGCTCTTTCACTTTTTTCGATGGCTGCACTTATATTCCTGAGTTATTTACGGGGATCAAAATATTAGACCCAGATGATCAATTGATTGCATCGATTGGCGATCATGATGGGATAACAACAGCGCCGGGTTGGCCGAATATGGGCGGAACAGATTGGGTGAAGCCGGGCTTGTTTAATAGCCCGCATGACTTGACGGTTGATGCGGCGGGAAATGTTTATGTCGCAGAATGGATCATTGGCGGGCGTGTAACAAAGCTGGAAAAGGTGATCAGTTAA
- a CDS encoding DUF6786 family protein has protein sequence MNDWFNQMVGNINNAGLDKFEIQLEGGKLLVTQKAARIIACQIDGIDENLFYSGGEIEPGYYGGGDRVWVAPEIAYYWPSLEKAREDAIKWAAVPQNVDPGNYQTADAGSQHVCLQNRDIKLTDGRTNKKIQFDIERFIGRCPRPEGLPDNVTCTSFSITNEIQVSQGDPQAVVGAWDILQVPPRGTLICPLAQPIETPTSYYEDFGDLHVQWDDTAVRYLIDANRRTKMGIPPEATTGRMGYYREIGSTATLIIRIFPSFPGLPYVDQPISNDKDCITGGDVLQAYNDDGNYGPFGEMEYHDPGVVVQGTPNKRSGTSVTHILTGSPDAVKTAGKQILNCEIIPI, from the coding sequence ATGAACGATTGGTTCAATCAAATGGTCGGCAACATCAACAACGCCGGTCTCGACAAATTCGAAATTCAACTTGAAGGCGGCAAGCTACTCGTCACACAAAAGGCCGCACGCATCATCGCCTGCCAGATCGACGGTATCGATGAAAACCTTTTCTACTCAGGTGGCGAAATCGAACCCGGTTATTACGGCGGTGGTGACCGTGTCTGGGTCGCTCCCGAAATCGCCTACTATTGGCCATCACTCGAAAAAGCGCGTGAAGACGCTATCAAATGGGCAGCCGTCCCACAAAACGTCGACCCCGGCAACTATCAAACCGCCGACGCAGGCTCGCAACATGTTTGCCTGCAAAACCGTGACATCAAACTGACGGATGGCCGTACCAACAAAAAGATTCAATTCGACATCGAACGTTTCATAGGCCGTTGCCCCCGACCTGAAGGGCTTCCCGACAACGTCACTTGCACCAGCTTCAGCATTACTAATGAGATACAAGTTTCCCAAGGCGATCCACAAGCCGTCGTCGGTGCATGGGATATCCTACAAGTCCCACCTCGCGGCACACTCATCTGTCCGCTCGCACAACCCATCGAAACACCCACCTCCTATTACGAAGACTTCGGCGATCTCCATGTGCAATGGGACGACACCGCAGTTCGTTATCTCATCGACGCCAATCGACGCACAAAAATGGGTATACCGCCCGAAGCAACCACCGGCCGCATGGGCTACTACCGAGAGATCGGCTCCACCGCCACACTCATCATCCGCATTTTTCCCTCATTCCCTGGCCTCCCATACGTTGACCAGCCGATCTCCAACGACAAAGATTGCATTACAGGCGGTGACGTCCTTCAAGCCTACAACGATGATGGCAATTACGGCCCCTTCGGTGAAATGGAATACCATGACCCCGGTGTTGTCGTCCAAGGTACACCCAACAAACGTTCAGGCACGTCCGTCACACACATCCTCACCGGCTCACCTGACGCCGTAAAAACTGCAGGGAAACAAATACTTAACTGCGAAATCATACCGATCTAA